The Nitrospirota bacterium region CACTGAAATTATGGAAAAACCCCTGTCCGGCTTCTTCACCGAAATAGAACGTTATTAAGCAAAGCGTTATAACACGAAGGACATTACCTACCAACGCAAAAGGAATAATTAGAGCAGCAAGAACAAATTTTTTCAATAAGGCCCCTTTGCTTATATATACATAAGCCAGTACGAGGGAAAACATAGTAATCAAAGAGCGGAATCCACTGCACGGGGCTCCCATAAAAATTTCATTATAACCCACTGTAATCAGTAAGCCATTACGCGTAATGGGGTAATCAAAAAACCTCAGGATTATTTCAGCAACGACGGAAACCCCATGACGCATAGGTAAGGTAATGGCGTCTAAAACTGCCGCTGGAGGCGGGACGAGAAATATAAGATAAAAAAGCGGGAAAGATACGGCCTTAGTAATATTCATTCCATAAATGTAAGTTGTTAAGCCTAATGAGAGCGGTATCAGTGAAAAAGTTAAAATAAAATCATAATCCTGATGCCAGCCGAAGACAAACATTAATAATCCAAGCAAGAAGACAGGCAAACTAAAAAAGTTTTTGACATATGGTGTATTTTGAAAGATTTGTTTAAGCTCAGCGCGTTTGCGCCATATTAACCACAAAACAATTGGAAAGATGAAATAAGCGTGCGAATAATCATCTGACCAACCGACCTTGTACAACCTATAAAAAATTGGTGTGTACATTATTGCAACTAAAGCCCAGATTAAATAATTAAAATTCATGATTGGAGTTACTCCTCTCTACGAGCCATTGGCAATGTGGAATGCCGAGATATTCCGTTCAAATTCAATGACGGCCCTTTCATAGTCGTCTTTATTCCCCATGTCAAGCCAGAAGGCATCTATGGGATAACCTGCAACTATCTCTCCAGCCTCAATGAGTCTTATAACCAGAGTTGGAAAGTCCAGATATGTATTTTTTGTAATGTAATTCAATACACGAGGTTCGTATATATAGATACCGGTGCTTGAGGGAAATATCTTTACGGGTTTTTCCTCGTACCCCGTAATCTGATTTTTATCATTCATGTGCAGTACGCCGAGCTCAATCTGAACTTTCTTCTGTGTAATGGCAATAGTAAGCGCGGCTTTTTTCTCCTTATGAAATTGAACCAACTTTGAATAATCAAGTGTTGTAAGTATGTCGCCGTTCATGACAAGAAATGTTTCATCAAGTCCTTCAATTGTAGCCAGCGCCCCCGCGGTCCCTAACGGATGCTCCTCCCTGTGATAGTTTATCTTAAGGTGTTTTGAGATTTTGTTAGTCATAAGATAAGCCTGTATCAGCTCAGACAGATAACCGCACGCAAGGACAACCTCAGAGAAGCCGTAATGCT contains the following coding sequences:
- the xrt gene encoding exosortase encodes the protein MNFNYLIWALVAIMYTPIFYRLYKVGWSDDYSHAYFIFPIVLWLIWRKRAELKQIFQNTPYVKNFFSLPVFLLGLLMFVFGWHQDYDFILTFSLIPLSLGLTTYIYGMNITKAVSFPLFYLIFLVPPPAAVLDAITLPMRHGVSVVAEIILRFFDYPITRNGLLITVGYNEIFMGAPCSGFRSLITMFSLVLAYVYISKGALLKKFVLAALIIPFALVGNVLRVITLCLITFYFGEEAGQGFFHNFS
- a CDS encoding NTP transferase domain-containing protein; translation: MKAVILTGGKGTRLAPYTTVLPKPLLPIGKIPILEIILRQLKHYGFSEVVLACGYLSELIQAYLMTNKISKHLKINYHREEHPLGTAGALATIEGLDETFLVMNGDILTTLDYSKLVQFHKEKKAALTIAITQKKVQIELGVLHMNDKNQITGYEEKPVKIFPSSTGIYIYEPRVLNYITKNTYLDFPTLVIRLIEAGEIVAGYPIDAFWLDMGNKDDYERAVIEFERNISAFHIANGS